The DNA sequence tgtcgactcacagtttatgttcatgtgtaggtaaaggcaaggctatagctgatggaccgtgagcgagcttatgagattgtacatgtcggggcggttaggcctggagcgtacgatcctcgggacagcaaggctgaatttttgtaactggtcgttagacgacttttatttttatgtaatggttaaacagttaaactttttttgtaaatgattttataatcgggatcccgagtcttttgtaatatggtttataagtttaatgaaaaaacaaaattttaattaatcacgtttttccataaacctcgttgattagcaacgagctgcacagtacgtttaaaaatcacgtaatacgcctaagttagttagggtgtgacaaattaagtagctaaataaaggatagaaattcaaatttctcgcTATCGAACTAAAatttaatggtttaatatttttaaaattaatatttatagttaaatttatttattatatatgaacTAGTAAACAACCCGCGCTTCGTGGcggatatttaaaattttttaaaattatattataaaaaattataaattttatttaatgataacTAACTAATAAATTGTatcgaattttaattttattaattataataatatgctAGGCTTGACCCTTATTTTGAGGGTGAATTGTCATAAGaatacataaatttataaaaaaaaaaactcatcatATGATTTTAAAACCGTTCTCATTACCGTATCTTACTTCTAGTCAACATATAGTGTTATTATATATCGTCATATCTAACTTGTAGTTAATTATTCTTCCCAACATATTTTTCTGTATACAaaacaaatcaaacaataaattaactactcatttttatacttaaatgaatttaaaatgtTATTATAGAAGAAATATACCAAATAAAATCcataaattaataatgagaaaaagaaagaattgTAACTAATTAGATATTAAGTTATTCATTAAAGGTTACAGTGAAGaaaatattagaaattaaaGAATCATCATACAAAATAGAgatctatattaaaaaaaattgataaatttagaaaattatatgattcaaaaccGCTATCATCACCGTATCTCACTTATAGTCGTCAGTTGATCATATTCAAAGATGTTCTCATCATCCTATTTCACTTGTAGTCATCAATATCCCTTCCAATAAGTTTTCTCTCTAAATAAAACAAACCAAATTACTTTATTATAGAAGAAACATACCAAATAAAAtccattaattaataatgagaaCAAAGAAAGAATTGTAACTAATTAGATATTAAGTTATTTATTAAAGGTTATAGTGAAgaaaatattagaaattgaagAATAATCACACAAAATAGAGatccatacaaaaaaaaaattgagaaatttagaaaattatatgattcaaaactACTATCATCACCGTATGTCACATATAGTCGTCACTTAATCATATTCAAAGACAATTCATCATCCTATTTCACTTGTAGTCATCACTATCCCTTCCAATAGGTTTTCTCTCTAAATAAAACAAACTAAATTACTGCCATAACAACAtacaataatgaaaaatatgatgaatttataattatttaatatgacATGATACTAAGTACTgcaataacaacaataataatttgtaaataatatgatagaaccggttatatagACATAATGAATGATTATTTTTGAGGTAGATATGATATGAGTGTAATTATTTGGTGGGTTGGAGCATGTTGAATGTGTTTTTGTTTAagctattttatttaaatgGTTTGTGTGTGtgggtttttattttagttgcttTACGGAACCAGTTTTTTTTGtcttaaatttttaactagttgataaatataaatagtttctttgtattatattgagttattgtgtgttattatttgtgtttatttattttgttatggaactggttattttcatatttatgcctcaatattttttgaaattgatctcaatttttttgaaaaaaaattataatcggtTTTATGAGGTTTTTTATTGTAGAACTAGTTTTGTTTTGAATTTATGTTTCGGTGTTTTAGAAACTGATTTcccctttattttttaattgtaatcgatttgaattattgtgtgttacttgtttgtattcattatgttatataactggttatattttagttataaccggttataatttaattataattagtttgagttattttgttttatttgtttttattctttGTGTTACAGAACcgattatatttcaattataaccggttctatttttgtttatatttgagATATATACTTCTGGTGACTTTTTCAGTAACTTTTTCCGGCGACGATGACTTTTTCGGTGACTTTTCCGACGACGGTGACTTTTCTGGTGACTTTTCCAGCGACGATGATTtttccgacgacttttccggcgTCGATAACTTTTCCAGCGACTTCTCCGGCACTGGTAACTTTTTCGGAAAAACTTATTATTGTTTACAAATATAGGATTTCCatctttttttataaaaatatggtataaaaaaaacttatataaatgtaaaagGGAGAAGTTGAGAAATACCTCTTTTTTGTatccaataatcaaaaatactctcatattaaattttattaaaatatacccactttATGAATGAGTTATCCAATATATCCTCACCCTCCACTTATCTCTAgcacataatttatattaaccTAAGGGGTATAATAGgaacatcatctataaaagtgagtatttttttaaagaatatgaatttgaaggtaaaaattaaaacaaataaagtaaagtgggtatacaatgtaattttctcaatgtaagaaaacaaaaaaacccATAACCCAttagctttatttatttatgccataaaaaagtaaactcttaaaattttcctatatatagtgtaatttctacttttaataaataaaagttcattaaaaaaaaaaattaatacccaCACTTTAtagatgtatttttataaagggATAATACCATTTTGGTCCCCTGTTATTTATCTAAATACTACTTTGAACCTTCTGTTCCTATAAATTCTAAAAAGAACcttgtaattattaaaatagtaaaaaagagTCCCCTAATTATGATTTTggtcaaatttatttttccaaagaccaaaatacctttttttttttattcatttcttccatttttaatttatttactataaattctttttttaaaaccattaaataagtaaaaaattaattaaaatataaagtaaACTAGGAAATTTGAGCGTCACCCTCACTAAACTTCTTGAACAAGATTCTCTAAAAAAAACATCTTTAGCAAGAATATGTACGACTCCCTCCCATCCACCACAACGAACAACTTACTCTGTACCATTTTTGACAATAAGGAGGTGGTGAACGAACATCAAAGGCGATTTTAAATCAAATCGGGTTTGTCTTCTTTTCTTAGTATTAGTTCGGTATCTTCATCGTTAATGAGAGTTTGGTTTTTACAACTATTTAAATGCAAAACCACATGTTCTACCATTGTTGATATGGGTATTTATTGGGTTGAAAATATCTGGGTAGTTAgtgaaagtgttttttttttttttgaatgatttTGTAGTGATTAGTTTGAATAATATCTCAAAGTACTTTGATAATGATTGTATATcgtatatgtgtatattttttgtGGTATTGTGTGGGTATTTAATGAGTTTGATGTGATATCTTTTTTTGCTTGTTTGGGATTGCTTCTGTTTGTGTGTTGTAATGTGGTTTGTCTTTTTCTCTCAGTATTGTTGCTAAATAAGATAGAATGCATAAGCTTTAATATTATGCAATCTTCTTTATTCCTAATAAATTAAGCTTTATATTTTGTATGTTAGTGTATTCATACCAGTAAATGTATATAATAATTTGATTATGCTACCTTATTTTTAGTATACCAGTATGTGTCTCTTTCTTTTTAACACTTGAGTATATATattctagtatatatattgtgGAATATCTAACTAATTGCTATAGCTAGTAAAAATTAGTTTTCAGCATgtgtattttatattaaaaccTTTGTTGgctctttatttaaaataaacatgaatcataaaattaaaaagaaaaaaaactagatTTTTCTTTACAATATGATGTCAATTGTTATAAAAACATTTTTAAGCGTTCTTGACTCTTTATTAACTGGTTgtgtattattttttcaaatgcatgtacttattttttgtatttgcaAATAGGGTGAACATGGTGAAATCCACTGAGATGAATGCATTGCAAGTTCAATATGCTGATAAGGGAACTGTAGAAGGTTTTGCTCAAGATGTTGCAGGACCAAGTGTAGCTGCTAGACACAACTATGAgacaagaaaaaaattacattttgggGAACAAGGTGAAACAGAGGAGGGTGAGACACTATCATCACCTACCGATGATAGTGATTTAGAGTGGAAAACAGGAAGGCATTAcagtgaagaagatgatgatacaGATGAAGATGAGGGTGATTATGTAGATAGTGATGTTGACCTTGACATTGGAGAATATTATGATAGTGATGAAGCAGGTCATAGAAACCCACACACTTCAAGAAGAGATAATTTTCTTGACCCTAACAGCAACATTCCAAATCCAGAAACTGATGAGGTGTATATCAATGGAAAAATTGTTTTGAGACAGTTTCTAAGATTTAGTGACCATAGACAATTTGCACAGGTAATGAGAGACTATGCAGTGCAAGAAGGTTTTGAATTGCAAAAAGTAAAACAAGAAAGAATTCGTGTCACATTTGTTTGTAGGGCAGATGCTTGTCCATGGCGCATACATGCGTCGTTGTCTCCTAACGAAAGGTTGTTCATCATCAAAACCTTTAACAACACCCACACATGTCAATGTGTAAGGACAAATAGGGCAGCCAATAGTGGTTGGATAGCAAAGAAGATGGTTGGCCCAATCAGTAGACATCCAAATATGAGTCTCAAAGGTATGCGAGAAGAGTTGAAGGATACTTGGGGAATTGAGGTGAATAATAAAAGGCTCTGGAGAGCTAGAGCAATTGCTAGGGGGGAAGTTGAAGGTAATCATGTTCAAATCTCTATGGAAAACTTAGGAGATATGCATTTATGGTGATGCAAACTAATCCAGGTAGTGCTGCAATTATTCAAAGTCAGCTTGTGGACATAAATAAACCATCTGAGGAGGTAGAAGAGGAAGTTCCACCTAAATCTCGAGTGCCAATTTGGAGACCTCAGTTTCAAAgaatatttatatgttataatGGGGTAAAACAAGGATTTTTGGTTGGATGTCGACCTTTTTTTGGATTGGATGGTTGTCATTTGAAAGGCCCTTATAAGGGGATCTTACTTTCTGCCACAGGATTAGATGCAAACCTTCATTTTTATCCAATTGCATATGCCATTGTTGAGGCTGAAAATACAGATTCATGGAAGTGGTTCATTCATCTACTTTGACGTGAAATTGGAGAaacatattgttggaaattattttaccaggatcttagatctactcacaagtatgtttattaacatcctaaatatgaactttctaaaacgataaaataaacacatataaagtttaagaaaccttacattgggtgcagcggaataatatgactccttccgttcagatatctagcccttgattcctttctgtagcagagcattatcaatatctgaacctggatctctttctctgaatctttgatgctgaatctcctttgctgatgatctttcttcacgatcttcctcactatgattgaggtatcacttgatgtgtgtgggcactactctaatcactaagagaggttcgaaatattgaggaagaaaagagagagagagtggcggctagagaagagagtggaggctcaggtttttctgattcagaaagtgtgttattttcctgaagccttcactatctatttatagcattcctctagggtttgatttgaattatatggcattaaaataatgaaaaaatcatttaaaaaagctacaaaggtggccgaccatacacttaatggattgggccttgggctttgcaattttgcaattttaacaccttttgtatctgattttctcaaaaatgccaatttcctaattcaatcatttaaatgccaattctaactatttaataactataaataattattaaataatattgtcatttatcatatttattaattgaaccatacaaagtatcataattaacaaatatgcccctataaactctttctttacaatttcgcccttacttagtgaaaatttcacaaatagacatagtctaattcgtgaattataattgattaatcaaaaccaattacatgagtcttacaagcaatattatctcaactagtggggggaccatgggtctatataaccgagcttccaataagtagatcaagaatttaacactaaaattcactaacttattaattcttcgttgaatccacgcatagaacttagaattgcactctcagtatatagaatgcctctatatgttccaccatatagacacatcattagttatccattgttataatcctaatgtgatcaataatcctctatatgaatgatctacactgtaaagggattaaattaccgttacaccctacaatgtatttattccttaaaacacttgaccccgtataaatgatatttcaacttatgtgaaatgagtactccaccatttatattcgtttggtcaagctcgaaggagatcatcctttgcttactattcgccagatagaagctatagattccatgtttatgctagcgctcccactcaattgcactaccgtgttcccaaaatgtacgtatcaccctgacctaaaagtaggcttaactaacaaatcaaagaacacgaatagcctttcaagattgagcctaatcatatcaggattaagatcatttgatctaggatcaactaggcgatattgacttgaatagatattacggtaagtttaataaatctaagtcaaagttcaatatcggtcccttccgatgcatactccatgcatccaaccacgagctttactttaaccaatgttcggaaagaacatagtatttctccaaatacaagtaaactcttgttgtagattatcatatcgtaAAACCACGtgtcgataaatctaggaaactttattcacatagtcatgtttactttccaatgtgttgacggcacaataaacgggatcaagtatgtgaaaagggtttcgtatgaatttatacattatgtacatataatcaagaaataaatcatgtgaaccatgcaacattaaatgttatttctgatctatattaataagtaaatccgattatattgaaatgagttttatttagggcataaaacccaacaaactcccacttgcactaatataaaacaaaaagtgcgtttcaaataatctcaacaccttgatatacaaatcaagtgtagtagtagtaaactcctcataataggatctgaaaggttgaattaaccacaaccttttctccaccattactcttcctttaatcacaaaatcattgataatgtgaaattcctctctatatgtctactctcttgggataccggattctatatctttggcaactacttttggttaatcatgaaattaacactagtagtttaaggcaatttggaatgatgccaaagatgtatagaacttttcttagactgaataagtacctttcctgcagcctTTAACATTCGAGTCTCTCtccggtagacctagagacttcggataggtttttacacttctccaaaatcactattccacccccgtagtaaccaccatcttatcgaaATATtctactagcacataggcaaatttcgaaatcgatatggtgtagtctaagagttttaaacacacccttatagactaacatatagttcctcttctttatcttaggatttacttgattgtcttccaatgttcttctcctggattaatctgatacctactcattactcccactcaacagcaggtatctggtctaaggcatacaaaagcatatctaagacctctcactattgatgtaagaaattctttcatggctttatcttttctggaatagtcaagacttttccttagataaataaaatctatacctaagaagttgtgaagcttctatagattgccattagaaagaaaatgcttcagcatcttactaaagtaagttgcttgcattagagtaagtaattaccaggtataccacaagccatagatttagataaactcaaacatataatactaggaacaggaagtttgttaagtctattgaatggacttataaacaaaaat is a window from the Cannabis sativa cultivar Pink pepper isolate KNU-18-1 chromosome 1, ASM2916894v1, whole genome shotgun sequence genome containing:
- the LOC133035197 gene encoding uncharacterized protein LOC133035197, yielding MVKSTEMNALQVQYADKGTVEGFAQDVAGPSVAARHNYETRKKLHFGEQGETEEGETLSSPTDDSDLEWKTGRHYSEEDDDTDEDEGDYVDSDVDLDIGEYYDSDEAGHRNPHTSRRDNFLDPNSNIPNPETDEVYINGKIVLRQFLRFSDHRQFAQVMRDYAVQEGFELQKVKQERIRVTFVCRADACPWRIHASLSPNERLFIIKTFNNTHTCQCVRTNRAANSGWIAKKMVGPISRHPNMSLKGMREELKDTWGIEVNNKRLWRARAIARGEVEGSAAIIQSQLVDINKPSEEVEEEVPPKSRVPIWRPQFQRIFICYNGVKQGFLVGCRPFFGLDGCHLKGPYKGILLSATGLDANLHFYPIAYAIVEAENTDSWKWFIHLL